CGCGAAGCTGACGTACTGCATATCGCCCTGACCCGTCAGAGTAGTCTTTCCCGGCGAGGTCTTCGCCTTTTGGTGATAGAGCGCGTCCAGATCGTCGAAGCTAAAGTGCTTCCCGCAGAACAAGACACGGCTTCGAGCCTTCATGTCATTGAAGAGATAGGTCACGGTCTGGGTATCGTTCCAGTACGGCTTGAGCATGATGGAGTGAAAGCAGCGGAACCCAACCGACGCCAGATCCCGCAGCACGCCGCAGCTTCCGCAGTTGATTCCAAACTTTAATCTCCAGGGCTCCTTTCCGAAGGGATACTTGTGCTTCACCTCGATCACGCCATAAACCCGTCTGCGCTCATCCCAATACACGCGATCAATGTCCCATATCCCGCGGTCGAAATAAGGTTGCACCGCGAAGTTTTTGAACAATCTGGGGAGCACCACCGCATCCCCCAGACGATTCCCGTAAGCTCCCACGAGCTGGCCCCAGAAGCCCTGTTGCTGTCGCATCTCATTACGGACCGCAGATTCCACCTTTGTGAAGCCACTGGAACGTAGTTTTTGGGTCAGTGCTCCGTAGGAAGCGGTGAGTTCTATACCCGGTCGATAAGCTCCGGGGTGGGTGACCAAGTCGCGCGCTGTTGAATCGTAGCGAACCAGCTTCACACCGAATTGCCGCGAGAGCTGTTCCAAATAAGGATGCAGCAGTTCCGGGGCCGTCCCCTGATCCAGCACCAGCACGGTGCGTTTGTTGCTGCCGCTCCGCGCGCCGACGACCGAAACCACACGTAACGGCGTTAGAGAGCAGTCAGATGTGAGTGCGCCTTCGAGTACCTGATCCGCAGTGTTCTCGGCAACAAGGCCTTCCAGGATCTGGTGCTTGTCATAGAACAACACGAGCTGCTGCGTGTCCGAATCGCGGAGATTAAGTGTCGTCAGATCGCCGAACGGAGTACTCAGCATAATCACAGTATGGCATCTTCATATAGGCCATCCTGACATGCCATCCGTTAAGGAATCGGCAACTGCATAAGCAGGGACACTACGATCATGCCAACATGCCCGAGGATGCTATCTGCTTGATCCTGCCATCTATCTCACCCGACGGTCGCTTGCCATTTGGACATGCGCCGGGTACGAACTTCATGTTCAAAGAATGTCTTAAAGTCGATGACATTGGCATGATCTTCATATTCGGTAATCTTCGATGACTTCAGGCTTTCTGGCACGACAAGCGTGATGCCCATGGATGCCATCTCTTCAATAGCATTCCCGGCGACGTTCTCGTCCACCGTAGCGAGAAAGAGATCGCAGTTGATCATCTCGCTCTGAACCTGTTTCCATCGCTCTCTCAGAGTAGTTTTCGCGCTCAGAATCAGAACGTCCTCTTTCGCCCGTTCCTTATTCCGGAATAGAGTCAACGACGGCAGGATGAAGTCCGGCCGCTTTAGGGCAGTGAGAACCACCTGTTTCTTGAAGGGTACCCGTCCGTCGATCAGAAGCTGTTCAATATGACTCTCAAATGAAGAGCCGGCCCGCGATTTTCTCTGCTGGCTGGCCGACAGCAGGATCGCGTCGATCCTTTGATATTGACTCACAAGCGATGTGATTACTTTCTCTACCGACGCCGAGGTGGGGTCATCTCCGACGATCAGGTTCACGAGTTCGAGCGACCTCGCCTTTAGCTGGAAGTTTTTGAACAGTGCCCACTCAATCCCGCGACTGATTTCGCGAACAGCATCTCCCGGTCTGTCCAGCTTGAAGGGATTCAAATCTGGAATGCCATGTTTCCCCAGAAAACTTTCCCGCGCCATCATGGCGAGGACCGCTGGGTCGGGCAACACAGCGTGTGCAGCGGCGAAGCTGACGAGCTCACCATCCCGGAACGCTTTCAGTACCAGTTCGAGAAACGTGAGCTGCCGCTCTTGGATGGCTGCGTCTCTTTGAGCTGGCTGGATGATCTCAGAAAAGAAGA
This portion of the Edaphobacter sp. 4G125 genome encodes:
- a CDS encoding type II restriction endonuclease — protein: MRERADQTVVAAEPTSKLLEALLDEAASVFVKKLSTNDRGWSWEARITNQAGPYVPPKERDSGFFPPLSAKIREEGEAEIREVFFFTEWPQVRPERRKTRLVHYTSKGPETHLTRVPKEAFASLAPASFLVMGRIEPADGEPFYRCLTIDSISDDVDILSERLSIDPAFFFSEIIQPAQRDAAIQERQLTFLELVLKAFRDGELVSFAAAHAVLPDPAVLAMMARESFLGKHGIPDLNPFKLDRPGDAVREISRGIEWALFKNFQLKARSLELVNLIVGDDPTSASVEKVITSLVSQYQRIDAILLSASQQRKSRAGSSFESHIEQLLIDGRVPFKKQVVLTALKRPDFILPSLTLFRNKERAKEDVLILSAKTTLRERWKQVQSEMINCDLFLATVDENVAGNAIEEMASMGITLVVPESLKSSKITEYEDHANVIDFKTFFEHEVRTRRMSKWQATVG